In a single window of the Coffea eugenioides isolate CCC68of chromosome 3, Ceug_1.0, whole genome shotgun sequence genome:
- the LOC113766435 gene encoding uncharacterized protein LOC113766435 isoform X1, with protein MMENSMNLLLQTTKQDNLLKLKRRLLMDLPLSGLEKKLHKEMNHLEDMFMPETLIREDDVYYDNVRSFVERGFGVQSLVKNQEVIKDVPSFDSQYLLNNLSSLLDKMTNNGLCCLADLLTEGLIEFEKTRWKMRKLIKEYLPTFLNKENHNVEMRMNQIFILLNNPQYILGLDRVPADYRTASARMLDELEELPLKTLNAMHRKLKGQSGYIPELGSCKHQVKHVLIDTVRKRCMKMLSELREGEELQEPLVKALAVAGLTLKLILGRPSVVEFRTFAPHIESLQNDIARAICLLNSGNSVFVAEIEALHEILHQWADSKVENSKQWSCLTIRNLFMDFLFECDDMEIIPECLVQAVYYINKRFCNPACRSTSKDEVEQEVEFLLCLSAETKQVVWNLLPGQEVDQDFANAYMEVLEESDDDEDEKGIDLPQSSKSSFDDFKGLTECFGETNPFNFDSPISSGNGDGRASLISPTSKLNSRMESVHFARDMFEPNDSAYCSSVSQSKMLDNIESSNGNERQSASLLKLEPTDLHPLGSTVNQCGSSSPLSTGRRESGHDLKTDKIVNNNARNGDSLHYSSPLGETGILHHKQCKGGNKYLSIQTACDETSMAIYSIIGGMLDEFAQAQHLNLGKHHLTYLQNHESVPNDSKGMKRSRSAKHARPACLC; from the exons ATGATGGAGAATTCTATGAATCTACTATTACAAACTACAAAACAAGATAATCTTCTCAAGCTCAAAAGAag GTTGTTGATGGATTTGCCTCTGTCTGGGTTGGAGAAAAAGCTACACAAGGAAATGAATCATCTGGAAGACAT GTTTATGCCTGAAACATTGATTAGAGAAGATGAT GTATACTATGACAATGTCAGGTCCTTTGTCGAAAGGGGTTTTGGAGTTCAAAGCTTGGTAAAAAATCAGGAAGTTATAAAGGATGTGCCATCCTTTGATTCTCAGTATCTATTGAACAATCTATCATCCCTGCTTGATAAAATGACAAACAACGGATTGTGTTGTCTTGCTGACTTGCTGACAGAGGGCTTGATTGAGTTTGAAAAAACTAGGTGGAAAATGAGAAAGTTAATCAAAGAATACCTTCCCACATTTCTTAACAAGGAAAACCATAATGTTGAAATGAGAATGAATCAGATTTTCATTCTTCTCAATAATCCTCAGTATATCCTAGGGTTGGATAGGGTACCAGCTGATTATCGAACTGCTTCTGCTAGAATGTTAGATGAACTTGAGGAGTTGCCTCTTAAGACGCTAAATGCAATGCACAGGAAGCTTAAAGGTCAAAGTGGGTACATTCCTGAGTTAGGTTCCTGTAAACATCAGGTGAAACATGTCTTGATAGATACTGTTAGGAAACGTTGTATGAAGATGCTATCAGAACTGCGTGAAGGGGAAGAGTTACAGGAACCTCTGGTCAAAGCTCTGGCAGTTGCAGGCTTAACGCTAAAATTGATACTTGGCCGCCCCTCTGTAGTTGAATTTCGAACATTTGCACCTCATATAGAATCCCTACAGAATGACATTGCAAGGGCTATTTGTCTTCTTAATTCTGGAAACAGTGTGTTCGTTGCTGAAATTGAAGCATTGCATGAAATCTTGCATCAGTGGGCAGACTCTAAAGTTGAGAATTCAAAGCAATGGTCGTGCTTGACTATAAGGAATCTTTTCATGGATTTTCTCTTTGAGTGTGATGATATGGAAATTATTCCAGAATGTTTAGTGCAGGCAGTTTACTACATTAACAAAAGATTTTGTAATCCAGCTTGTAGGAGCACCTCAAAGGATGAAGTGGAACAGGAGGTGGAATTTTTATTATGCTTGAGTGCTGAGACAAAGCAGGTTGTCTGGAACCTTCTACCTGGACAAGAAGTTGATCAGGATTTTGCTAATGCCTACATGGAGGTATTAGaagaaagtgatgatgatgaggatgagAAAGGGATTGATCTTCCTCAAAGTTCTAAATCAAGTTTTGATGATTTTAAGGGCTTAACAGAGTGTTTTGGTGAAACCAACCCCTTTAATTTTGATTCCCCCATCTCTTCAGGTAATGGAGATGGCAGGGCTTCACTTATTTCACCCACGAGTAAGTTAAATAGTAGAATGGAATCCGTGCATTTTGCGAGGGATATGTTTGAGCCCAATGATTCTGCCTATTGCTCTTCTGTTTCACAATCAAAAATGTTAGACAACATAGAAAGCTCTAATGGAAATGAGCGCCAGTCGGCAAGTTTGTTAAAGCTTGAACCAACTGATTTGCATCCTTTGGGCTCCACAGTCAATCAATGTGGATCTTCTTCACCTCTCTCTACTGGCAGAAGAGAAAGTGGCCATGATCTAAAGACAGACAAAATTGTGAATAACAATGCAAGAAATGGAGATTCCCTGCATTATAGCTCTCCACTGGGAGAGACAGGTATATTGCACCACAAGCAATGTAAAGGTGGAAATAAGTACCTTTCTATACAGACAGCTTGTGATGAGACAAGTATGGCCATCTACAGTATTATTGGTGGCATGTTAGATGAGTTTGCACAAGCACAACACCTGAACCTAGGCAAGCATCACTTGACATATCTTCAAAACCATGAATCAGTACCTAATGACTCCAAAG GTATGAAGCGTAGTAGGTCTGCAAAGCATGCTAGGCCTGCATGCTTGTGTTGA
- the LOC113766435 gene encoding uncharacterized protein LOC113766435 isoform X2, whose protein sequence is MDLPLSGLEKKLHKEMNHLEDMFMPETLIREDDVYYDNVRSFVERGFGVQSLVKNQEVIKDVPSFDSQYLLNNLSSLLDKMTNNGLCCLADLLTEGLIEFEKTRWKMRKLIKEYLPTFLNKENHNVEMRMNQIFILLNNPQYILGLDRVPADYRTASARMLDELEELPLKTLNAMHRKLKGQSGYIPELGSCKHQVKHVLIDTVRKRCMKMLSELREGEELQEPLVKALAVAGLTLKLILGRPSVVEFRTFAPHIESLQNDIARAICLLNSGNSVFVAEIEALHEILHQWADSKVENSKQWSCLTIRNLFMDFLFECDDMEIIPECLVQAVYYINKRFCNPACRSTSKDEVEQEVEFLLCLSAETKQVVWNLLPGQEVDQDFANAYMEVLEESDDDEDEKGIDLPQSSKSSFDDFKGLTECFGETNPFNFDSPISSGNGDGRASLISPTSKLNSRMESVHFARDMFEPNDSAYCSSVSQSKMLDNIESSNGNERQSASLLKLEPTDLHPLGSTVNQCGSSSPLSTGRRESGHDLKTDKIVNNNARNGDSLHYSSPLGETGILHHKQCKGGNKYLSIQTACDETSMAIYSIIGGMLDEFAQAQHLNLGKHHLTYLQNHESVPNDSKGMKRSRSAKHARPACLC, encoded by the exons ATGGATTTGCCTCTGTCTGGGTTGGAGAAAAAGCTACACAAGGAAATGAATCATCTGGAAGACAT GTTTATGCCTGAAACATTGATTAGAGAAGATGAT GTATACTATGACAATGTCAGGTCCTTTGTCGAAAGGGGTTTTGGAGTTCAAAGCTTGGTAAAAAATCAGGAAGTTATAAAGGATGTGCCATCCTTTGATTCTCAGTATCTATTGAACAATCTATCATCCCTGCTTGATAAAATGACAAACAACGGATTGTGTTGTCTTGCTGACTTGCTGACAGAGGGCTTGATTGAGTTTGAAAAAACTAGGTGGAAAATGAGAAAGTTAATCAAAGAATACCTTCCCACATTTCTTAACAAGGAAAACCATAATGTTGAAATGAGAATGAATCAGATTTTCATTCTTCTCAATAATCCTCAGTATATCCTAGGGTTGGATAGGGTACCAGCTGATTATCGAACTGCTTCTGCTAGAATGTTAGATGAACTTGAGGAGTTGCCTCTTAAGACGCTAAATGCAATGCACAGGAAGCTTAAAGGTCAAAGTGGGTACATTCCTGAGTTAGGTTCCTGTAAACATCAGGTGAAACATGTCTTGATAGATACTGTTAGGAAACGTTGTATGAAGATGCTATCAGAACTGCGTGAAGGGGAAGAGTTACAGGAACCTCTGGTCAAAGCTCTGGCAGTTGCAGGCTTAACGCTAAAATTGATACTTGGCCGCCCCTCTGTAGTTGAATTTCGAACATTTGCACCTCATATAGAATCCCTACAGAATGACATTGCAAGGGCTATTTGTCTTCTTAATTCTGGAAACAGTGTGTTCGTTGCTGAAATTGAAGCATTGCATGAAATCTTGCATCAGTGGGCAGACTCTAAAGTTGAGAATTCAAAGCAATGGTCGTGCTTGACTATAAGGAATCTTTTCATGGATTTTCTCTTTGAGTGTGATGATATGGAAATTATTCCAGAATGTTTAGTGCAGGCAGTTTACTACATTAACAAAAGATTTTGTAATCCAGCTTGTAGGAGCACCTCAAAGGATGAAGTGGAACAGGAGGTGGAATTTTTATTATGCTTGAGTGCTGAGACAAAGCAGGTTGTCTGGAACCTTCTACCTGGACAAGAAGTTGATCAGGATTTTGCTAATGCCTACATGGAGGTATTAGaagaaagtgatgatgatgaggatgagAAAGGGATTGATCTTCCTCAAAGTTCTAAATCAAGTTTTGATGATTTTAAGGGCTTAACAGAGTGTTTTGGTGAAACCAACCCCTTTAATTTTGATTCCCCCATCTCTTCAGGTAATGGAGATGGCAGGGCTTCACTTATTTCACCCACGAGTAAGTTAAATAGTAGAATGGAATCCGTGCATTTTGCGAGGGATATGTTTGAGCCCAATGATTCTGCCTATTGCTCTTCTGTTTCACAATCAAAAATGTTAGACAACATAGAAAGCTCTAATGGAAATGAGCGCCAGTCGGCAAGTTTGTTAAAGCTTGAACCAACTGATTTGCATCCTTTGGGCTCCACAGTCAATCAATGTGGATCTTCTTCACCTCTCTCTACTGGCAGAAGAGAAAGTGGCCATGATCTAAAGACAGACAAAATTGTGAATAACAATGCAAGAAATGGAGATTCCCTGCATTATAGCTCTCCACTGGGAGAGACAGGTATATTGCACCACAAGCAATGTAAAGGTGGAAATAAGTACCTTTCTATACAGACAGCTTGTGATGAGACAAGTATGGCCATCTACAGTATTATTGGTGGCATGTTAGATGAGTTTGCACAAGCACAACACCTGAACCTAGGCAAGCATCACTTGACATATCTTCAAAACCATGAATCAGTACCTAATGACTCCAAAG GTATGAAGCGTAGTAGGTCTGCAAAGCATGCTAGGCCTGCATGCTTGTGTTGA